One region of Desulfovibrio legallii genomic DNA includes:
- a CDS encoding SulP family inorganic anion transporter has translation MNTSAARFFPFLETLRGYSRADFRADLLAAATVTPMAVPQAMAYAIIAGVHPQYGIYACMLPVALAALWGSSRYMAAGPTNAISMVIYSTFATVSVGGVLIASLPEEARMAYVFGLAVLCGLIQMGLGLARLGDLANFISHSVMVAFTTGAALLIAVGQISTVLGLSGPKPAGFFNQIFAALHGLPQTNLWCLGLAALTVALTLAFRRVSRRFPASLAALAVVTAVSALADAGARGVPLVGPIPSVVPPLSLPPAFNLDALRDLFMPALALALLGTVESLAIGKQLASVKNDSFDGSRELMGQGLGNLAAGLTSGIPGCGSFTRSALMVSSGGRTRMGTVFSGILALPMLFVLAPLLSRLPLSALGGTLLLISFKMIDVEAIRLCVVATRVDRIVLLITFLSTLIFDLEKAIFIGVLLSLVLFIYKTSHPRVRRLHPNDPLLREAPADLPDGVAVYVIEGTLFFGAIHELERQLYEEDREPARLVLLHLSRVFWLDASGAHALAQFVERCYARSMPVILVVGSSSVRDILQRTGILDYLSNGFVADTINDGLRLAAALLRRVSCRDGQCAFPMPTMPSWQGDGHADPLLTAGEAGAAASPAPTQVDQLPSPRRPAPGSATHAPAGPQAAGTANPARPLPPAEARVRMAGPQPAATPPATAPVPASSVPPSAAATPAQTAFLPTAVLPQTTPSAEGTAPAAPAQTPKTAP, from the coding sequence GTGAACACGTCCGCCGCACGCTTCTTTCCCTTTCTGGAAACCCTGCGGGGCTATTCCCGGGCGGATTTCCGCGCGGATCTGCTGGCCGCCGCCACCGTCACCCCCATGGCCGTGCCCCAGGCCATGGCCTACGCCATCATTGCCGGCGTGCATCCGCAGTACGGCATTTACGCCTGCATGCTGCCCGTGGCCCTGGCGGCCCTGTGGGGCTCCTCCCGCTACATGGCGGCCGGGCCCACCAACGCCATCTCCATGGTCATCTACTCCACCTTCGCCACGGTAAGCGTGGGGGGCGTGCTCATTGCGAGCCTGCCGGAAGAGGCCCGCATGGCCTATGTCTTTGGTCTGGCCGTGCTCTGCGGGTTGATCCAGATGGGCCTTGGGCTCGCCCGGCTGGGCGACCTTGCCAACTTTATTTCCCATTCGGTCATGGTGGCCTTTACCACAGGGGCGGCCCTGCTCATTGCCGTGGGCCAGATCAGCACGGTGCTGGGCCTTTCCGGCCCCAAACCCGCCGGGTTTTTTAACCAGATTTTTGCCGCCCTGCACGGGCTGCCGCAGACCAACCTCTGGTGCCTGGGCCTGGCCGCGCTCACCGTGGCCCTGACCCTGGCCTTCCGGCGCGTGTCGCGGCGTTTTCCCGCCTCGCTTGCGGCCCTGGCCGTGGTTACGGCCGTAAGCGCCCTGGCGGACGCGGGCGCGCGCGGCGTGCCCCTGGTGGGGCCCATTCCCAGTGTGGTCCCGCCCCTTTCCCTGCCGCCCGCCTTTAACCTGGACGCCCTGCGCGATCTGTTCATGCCCGCTCTGGCTCTGGCCTTGCTGGGCACGGTGGAATCCCTGGCCATCGGCAAGCAGCTGGCCAGCGTCAAAAACGACTCCTTTGACGGCAGCCGGGAGCTCATGGGCCAGGGCCTGGGCAACCTGGCCGCCGGGCTCACGTCGGGCATTCCCGGCTGCGGTTCTTTCACCCGCAGCGCGCTCATGGTTTCTTCGGGCGGACGTACCCGCATGGGCACGGTGTTTTCGGGCATTCTGGCCCTGCCCATGCTTTTTGTGCTGGCGCCGCTCCTCAGCCGGCTGCCCTTGTCCGCCCTGGGGGGCACGCTGCTGCTTATTTCCTTCAAAATGATCGACGTGGAGGCCATCCGCCTCTGCGTGGTGGCCACCCGGGTGGACCGCATCGTCCTGCTCATAACCTTTCTCTCTACCCTGATTTTTGATCTGGAGAAGGCCATCTTCATCGGCGTGCTGCTCTCGCTGGTGTTGTTTATCTACAAGACCTCCCACCCCCGCGTGCGCCGCCTGCACCCCAACGACCCTCTGCTGCGCGAGGCCCCGGCCGACCTGCCGGACGGCGTGGCCGTGTACGTCATTGAAGGCACGCTCTTTTTCGGGGCCATCCATGAGCTGGAGCGCCAGCTGTATGAGGAAGACCGCGAACCCGCCCGCCTGGTGCTGCTGCACCTTTCCCGCGTGTTCTGGCTGGACGCCTCTGGCGCGCACGCCCTGGCCCAATTTGTGGAGCGCTGCTACGCCCGCAGCATGCCCGTCATTCTGGTGGTGGGCAGCAGCAGTGTGCGCGATATTCTGCAGCGCACGGGCATTCTGGACTACCTCAGCAATGGTTTTGTGGCCGACACCATCAACGATGGCCTGCGCCTGGCCGCGGCCTTGCTGCGCCGGGTAAGCTGCCGTGATGGCCAGTGCGCCTTCCCCATGCCGACCATGCCCTCCTGGCAGGGCGACGGCCATGCCGACCCCTTGCTCACGGCGGGCGAAGCCGGAGCCGCCGCCAGCCCCGCGCCTACTCAGGTTGATCAGCTTCCCAGCCCCCGGCGGCCCGCGCCCGGCAGCGCAACGCACGCGCCCGCCGGGCCCCAGGCTGCCGGCACGGCAAATCCGGCCAGGCCCCTGCCCCCGGCCGAGGCCCGCGTGCGCATGGCCGGTCCGCAACCAGCCGCAACGCCCCCGGCCACCGCTCCCGTCCCCGCGTCTTCCGTCCCGCCTTCCGCCGCCGCAACCCCGGCCCAGACGGCTTTTCTGCCAACCGCGGTCTTGCCGCAAACCACGCCGTCCGCAGAGGGCACAGCGCCCGCCGCGCCCGCGCAGACCCCCAAAACCGCTCCGTGA
- a CDS encoding sulfide/dihydroorotate dehydrogenase-like FAD/NAD-binding protein: MPTPILHKERLIPGKTSKLVLHAPQIAQKARPGHFVMLRVSPQGERIPLTIADTDPAQGTITIVYLVMGKTTAMLEELNQGDAILDVCGPLGHPTHIEKHGTVICVGGGTGIAAMHHIAKGHARVGNRVVGIIGARSKDLLLFEKELASFVDELLISTDDGSYGHKGLVTDLLRDRLEKDKAVFEVVAVGPVPMMAAVAETTRPFGVKTTVSLNPIMVDGIGMCGACRVSVGGKTKFACVDGPEFDGHEVDFPELRRRLAAYREQERISLEAYQRSAHGN; encoded by the coding sequence ATGCCGACACCCATTTTGCACAAGGAACGCCTGATCCCGGGCAAAACCAGCAAACTGGTGCTCCACGCGCCGCAGATCGCCCAAAAAGCGCGGCCTGGGCACTTTGTTATGCTGCGCGTGAGCCCCCAGGGCGAGCGCATCCCCCTGACCATCGCGGATACCGATCCCGCGCAGGGCACCATCACCATCGTTTACCTGGTCATGGGCAAAACCACGGCCATGCTGGAGGAACTGAACCAGGGCGACGCCATTCTGGACGTCTGCGGTCCCCTGGGGCACCCCACCCACATTGAAAAACACGGCACCGTGATCTGCGTGGGCGGCGGCACGGGCATTGCCGCCATGCACCACATCGCCAAAGGCCACGCCCGCGTGGGCAACCGGGTGGTGGGCATCATCGGCGCGCGCAGCAAGGACTTGCTGCTGTTTGAGAAGGAGCTGGCCTCCTTTGTGGACGAGCTGCTTATCTCTACGGACGACGGCAGCTACGGCCACAAGGGGCTGGTCACCGACCTGCTGCGGGACCGCCTGGAAAAGGACAAGGCCGTCTTTGAGGTGGTGGCCGTGGGCCCCGTGCCCATGATGGCCGCCGTGGCCGAAACCACCCGTCCTTTCGGCGTCAAGACCACGGTGAGCCTCAACCCCATCATGGTGGACGGCATCGGCATGTGCGGCGCCTGCCGTGTGAGCGTGGGCGGCAAAACCAAGTTTGCCTGCGTGGACGGCCCCGAATTTGACGGCCACGAAGTGGATTTCCCAGAGCTGCGCCGTCGGCTGGCCGCCTACCGGGAGCAGGAACGCATTTCTCTTGAAGCCTACCAGAGGTCCGCTCATGGAAACTAG
- a CDS encoding GtrA family protein, with amino-acid sequence MNATNAIFALIRDLTARRWVRFGMVGGTAALCYGLLGLLFVNQLGLPALAGNALAYVLSFVVSYLGQSRWTFRAAAPAKGADRTMLPRFAATQALGLALNSVIVWLLMACGLSYTAAMPIAVLLVPAVVYTACKYWVFRQTTALSARRNR; translated from the coding sequence ATGAACGCAACCAACGCCATCTTTGCCCTTATCCGCGACCTGACCGCCCGGCGCTGGGTGCGCTTCGGCATGGTGGGCGGCACTGCGGCTCTGTGCTACGGGCTGCTGGGCCTGCTCTTCGTCAACCAGCTGGGGCTGCCCGCCCTGGCGGGCAACGCCCTGGCCTATGTGCTGAGCTTTGTCGTCTCCTACCTGGGGCAGAGCCGCTGGACCTTCCGCGCCGCCGCCCCGGCCAAAGGCGCGGACCGCACCATGCTGCCCCGCTTTGCCGCCACCCAGGCGTTAGGGCTGGCCCTCAACAGCGTCATTGTCTGGCTGCTCATGGCCTGCGGCCTGAGCTACACGGCGGCCATGCCCATTGCCGTGTTGCTGGTGCCGGCCGTGGTCTATACGGCCTGCAAATATTGGGTGTTCCGCCAGACAACCGCGCTGAGCGCCCGCCGCAACCGCTGA
- a CDS encoding ChbG/HpnK family deacetylase yields MPAPASPSLRLIVHADDCGLTRSISEDIFACLAHGPLHSVSVLMGGSWAAESLRRLAGLPQTRVCLHLNLLEGRCTAPIGQVRPLADAAGVFRCSLGQLLAALAGSVGRRRKALLIAIRDEFEAQIAAFAAGFPQWRQRGGLRLDGHLHVHAIPALSGVMRELIREHSPAYVRLPREPAHLPPLPAARLLTGCARRALLAHWSVGLAALLNQTGVAHNAFLCGLVSGGSLTAALAAASLAAIRRQDAAALVEIMCHPGGQPCGGPPLRHDAFYQSPARQAEKAMLLDGSLNAVLQRYGAPPAFAAAP; encoded by the coding sequence ATGCCCGCACCCGCCAGCCCATCCCTGCGCCTCATCGTCCATGCGGACGATTGCGGTCTGACCAGAAGCATCAGCGAGGACATCTTCGCCTGCCTGGCCCACGGCCCCCTCCATTCCGTTTCCGTCCTCATGGGCGGCTCCTGGGCTGCGGAAAGCCTGCGCCGGCTTGCCGGCCTGCCGCAGACGCGCGTATGCCTGCACCTCAATCTTCTTGAGGGCCGCTGCACCGCCCCCATCGGGCAGGTCCGGCCGCTGGCGGACGCCGCAGGCGTCTTCCGCTGCAGCCTGGGGCAATTGCTCGCCGCCCTTGCCGGCAGCGTGGGCCGCCGCCGGAAAGCCCTGCTCATCGCCATCCGCGACGAATTTGAAGCCCAGATCGCCGCCTTTGCCGCGGGCTTCCCGCAGTGGCGGCAACGGGGCGGGCTGCGCCTGGACGGCCATTTGCACGTCCACGCCATCCCCGCCCTCTCCGGCGTCATGCGCGAGCTCATCCGGGAGCACAGCCCCGCCTATGTCCGCCTGCCCAGAGAACCGGCGCACCTGCCCCCCCTGCCCGCAGCGCGGCTGCTTACAGGCTGCGCGCGCCGCGCCCTGCTGGCGCATTGGTCGGTCGGGCTGGCCGCCCTGCTCAACCAGACCGGCGTGGCGCACAACGCCTTTCTCTGCGGCCTAGTTTCCGGCGGCAGCCTCACGGCAGCCCTGGCAGCGGCGTCCCTTGCGGCCATCCGCCGCCAGGACGCGGCCGCGCTGGTGGAAATCATGTGCCATCCCGGCGGCCAGCCCTGCGGCGGCCCCCCCTTGCGGCACGACGCTTTTTATCAGAGCCCCGCCCGCCAGGCGGAAAAAGCCATGCTCCTTGACGGCAGCCTGAACGCCGTGCTGCAGCGCTACGGCGCGCCGCCCGCCTTTGCCGCCGCCCCGTGA
- a CDS encoding chemotaxis protein: MAQTNILLEAGTNELEVVEFYLDEAVPEQTADAAPEAAAGAPPRADRYRGYYGVNVAKVLEIIRMPKVTELPEVQHPSVRGAFNLRSRIIPLVDLAMWLGKTHPASEEQPKTIVTEFNNVTTAFMVSGVNRIHRISWERVEPPNKYVAAVSNNTVIGVVKLEDRIVFLLDLEKVVADLNPRLGLRLDDLGADWTNTGYKALVADDSALVREMLRDLLEKAGFAVEVVSNGRAAWERLEEFKRRTEETGRALTEFVHVVVSDIEMPVMDGLNLTHRIKTDPVLQKLPVVLFSSLITDKLRHKGVSVGADDQISKPEVTQLAQRALALIKAQEAKPAA, encoded by the coding sequence ATGGCCCAGACCAATATTTTGCTGGAAGCCGGCACCAACGAACTGGAAGTGGTGGAATTTTACCTGGATGAGGCCGTGCCGGAACAAACGGCCGACGCCGCGCCTGAGGCTGCCGCCGGCGCGCCGCCCAGGGCGGACCGCTACCGGGGGTACTACGGCGTCAACGTGGCCAAGGTGCTGGAGATCATCCGCATGCCCAAGGTCACGGAGCTGCCAGAGGTGCAGCACCCCAGCGTGCGCGGGGCCTTTAACCTGCGCTCGCGCATCATCCCGCTGGTGGATCTGGCCATGTGGCTGGGCAAAACCCATCCGGCCAGCGAGGAGCAGCCCAAAACCATTGTGACGGAGTTCAACAACGTCACCACGGCGTTTATGGTTTCGGGCGTCAACCGCATCCACCGCATCAGCTGGGAGCGGGTGGAGCCGCCCAACAAATATGTGGCGGCCGTGTCCAACAACACGGTCATCGGGGTGGTCAAGCTGGAGGACCGCATTGTCTTTCTGCTGGATCTGGAGAAGGTGGTGGCCGACCTCAACCCCAGGCTGGGCCTGCGCCTGGATGACCTGGGCGCGGACTGGACCAATACGGGCTACAAGGCGCTGGTGGCGGACGACTCCGCCCTGGTGCGCGAAATGCTGCGCGATCTGCTGGAAAAAGCCGGTTTTGCCGTGGAGGTGGTTTCCAACGGCCGCGCCGCCTGGGAACGGCTGGAGGAATTCAAGCGCCGGACGGAAGAAACGGGCCGCGCCCTCACCGAATTTGTGCATGTGGTGGTCTCAGACATCGAAATGCCGGTCATGGACGGGCTCAACCTTACCCACCGCATCAAGACCGACCCGGTGCTGCAAAAGCTGCCCGTGGTGCTGTTCTCTTCGCTTATTACGGATAAGTTGCGCCACAAGGGCGTGAGCGTGGGCGCGGACGACCAGATTTCCAAGCCTGAGGTGACGCAGCTGGCCCAGCGGGCCCTGGCGCTGATCAAGGCGCAGGAAGCAAAGCCCGCGGCCTGA
- the ispH gene encoding 4-hydroxy-3-methylbut-2-enyl diphosphate reductase — MDVIRARTAGFCMGVGLALQKLEAALQERAADTARICTLGPIIHNPQVLEDYARKGVARLEEPEEARPGDMVVIRAHGVTRQTEERLRAGGARVLDATCPKVKKAQLSIARATAGGAALLLFGEADHPEVRGLVSYAGGPAYVFGDMEALEALSLPEDRPYVLASQTTQDRALFAVIERLLRGRLPGLTVLATICDATRERQDEARSIAARADVMVVVGGRESGNTRRLADVARAAGIATYHVETVDELRPEFFAQKARAGLTAGASTPKSLIEAAEERLTSL; from the coding sequence ATGGACGTCATCCGCGCCAGAACCGCGGGTTTCTGCATGGGGGTGGGCCTGGCCCTGCAAAAGCTGGAGGCCGCCCTGCAGGAGCGCGCGGCGGATACGGCGCGCATCTGCACCCTGGGGCCCATTATCCACAATCCGCAGGTGCTGGAAGACTACGCGCGCAAGGGCGTGGCGCGCCTGGAGGAACCGGAGGAAGCCCGGCCCGGAGACATGGTGGTCATCCGGGCGCACGGCGTTACCCGGCAGACGGAAGAGCGCCTGCGGGCGGGCGGCGCGCGGGTGCTGGACGCCACCTGTCCCAAGGTCAAAAAGGCGCAGCTTTCCATCGCCAGGGCTACGGCCGGGGGGGCGGCTCTGCTGCTCTTCGGCGAGGCGGATCACCCTGAGGTGCGGGGGCTGGTTTCCTACGCGGGCGGGCCGGCTTACGTCTTTGGGGATATGGAGGCCCTGGAGGCCTTGTCCCTGCCGGAAGACCGTCCCTATGTGCTGGCCTCGCAGACCACGCAGGACCGCGCCCTGTTTGCGGTTATTGAGCGGCTGCTGCGGGGGCGGCTGCCCGGCCTTACGGTGCTTGCCACCATCTGCGACGCCACGCGGGAGCGGCAGGACGAGGCCCGCAGCATTGCCGCCCGCGCGGATGTTATGGTAGTGGTGGGCGGACGGGAAAGCGGCAACACCCGCCGGTTGGCCGATGTGGCTCGGGCCGCGGGCATTGCTACCTATCATGTGGAAACGGTGGACGAGCTGCGGCCCGAATTTTTTGCGCAAAAAGCGCGCGCAGGCCTAACGGCCGGCGCGTCCACGCCGAAAAGCCTCATAGAGGCCGCGGAAGAACGGCTCACGTCCCTGTAG
- a CDS encoding tRNA dihydrouridine synthase, giving the protein MKTSLPTCPAGPDALPFGREHPWLAPLAGYSDLPFRLLCREYGAAVCVTEMVSAKGLAYQSPGTNELLRTLPEDQPLVVQLFGAEADFLGRAVGLLREAGFGWFDLNMGCSVPKVLRQGAGAAMLGDTDNALAVARAMLAAAGPGRVGFKLRLGLDAARPVLPDLALRLEDAGAGWLTLHPRTARQGFGGVADWEALARLAPRLSIPLLASGDLFSAADGLACLERTGVAGVMYARGALHNPAVFAEHTALCAGRAPEPQAASRLRAMILRHIALARRHSPGQAALWKMRSVAPRYVRALPGARALRQELCRCRDWEAVTAALDNFLDACDTEQD; this is encoded by the coding sequence GTGAAAACGTCCCTCCCCACCTGTCCGGCCGGTCCAGACGCTTTGCCGTTTGGCCGGGAACACCCCTGGCTGGCCCCCCTGGCGGGCTACAGCGATCTGCCCTTCCGTCTGCTCTGCCGGGAATACGGGGCCGCCGTCTGCGTTACGGAAATGGTCAGCGCCAAGGGCCTTGCGTACCAGAGCCCCGGCACCAACGAGCTGCTCCGGACTCTGCCGGAGGATCAGCCTCTGGTGGTGCAACTTTTCGGGGCCGAAGCCGATTTTCTGGGCCGGGCCGTGGGCCTGCTGCGCGAGGCCGGGTTTGGCTGGTTTGACCTGAACATGGGCTGCTCCGTGCCCAAAGTTCTGCGCCAGGGCGCGGGGGCGGCCATGCTGGGAGATACGGACAACGCCCTGGCCGTGGCCCGGGCCATGCTGGCCGCCGCCGGGCCGGGGCGGGTGGGCTTTAAGCTGCGTCTGGGCCTGGATGCGGCCCGGCCCGTGCTGCCGGATCTGGCCCTGCGGCTGGAGGACGCGGGCGCGGGCTGGCTGACCCTGCACCCCCGTACGGCCCGTCAGGGCTTTGGCGGCGTGGCGGATTGGGAAGCTCTGGCCCGGCTGGCCCCGCGGCTTTCCATTCCCTTGCTGGCCAGCGGCGATCTGTTCAGCGCGGCGGACGGCCTGGCCTGCCTGGAGCGCACGGGCGTCGCGGGCGTCATGTACGCCCGCGGGGCTCTGCACAATCCCGCCGTTTTTGCCGAGCACACGGCCCTTTGCGCCGGTCGCGCGCCGGAGCCTCAGGCCGCGTCGCGCCTCAGGGCTATGATCCTGCGCCACATTGCCCTGGCCCGCCGCCACAGCCCCGGCCAGGCCGCCCTGTGGAAGATGCGCTCCGTAGCGCCCCGCTATGTGCGCGCTCTGCCCGGCGCGCGCGCCCTGCGCCAGGAGCTTTGCCGCTGCCGTGACTGGGAAGCCGTGACCGCGGCGCTGGACAATTTTCTGGACGCCTGCGACACTGAGCAGGACTGA
- a CDS encoding histidinol-phosphatase, with translation MILADLHTHTRYSHGSATPAAMHAAAAARGLALLGFSEHSPRPQGFDYTHEYRDQLARHLPDYVREVLELKAANTHGPCRVLFGMEMDWLEGQEDFTRRGCAAYDFDYLLGSVHFVGHWGFDDGAEPWKAFSQEECEARYRAYFTAWEAMLRSGLFNIAAHPDLIKIFSVEQFHIWLAKPESMALIRQGLTALRDAGMGMEVSSAGLRKACREIYPAPPIMAAAAELGCRISFASDAHGPDDVGYGFARLASYAKAFGFTSHAVFDHGHCSMWEF, from the coding sequence ATGATTCTCGCCGACCTGCACACCCACACCCGCTATTCCCACGGCAGCGCCACACCGGCCGCCATGCACGCCGCAGCCGCGGCCCGCGGCCTTGCCCTGCTGGGTTTTTCAGAGCACTCTCCCCGGCCCCAGGGCTTTGACTATACCCATGAATACCGCGACCAGCTCGCCCGCCACCTGCCGGACTATGTGCGCGAAGTGCTGGAGCTCAAGGCCGCCAACACCCACGGCCCCTGCCGGGTGCTCTTCGGTATGGAAATGGACTGGCTGGAAGGACAGGAAGACTTCACCCGCCGGGGCTGCGCGGCCTACGACTTTGACTATCTGCTGGGCAGCGTCCACTTTGTGGGCCACTGGGGATTCGACGACGGCGCGGAGCCCTGGAAGGCCTTCTCGCAGGAGGAATGCGAAGCCCGCTACCGCGCCTACTTCACGGCCTGGGAAGCCATGCTGCGCTCAGGCCTCTTCAACATTGCGGCCCACCCGGACCTGATCAAAATCTTTTCCGTGGAGCAGTTCCACATCTGGCTGGCCAAACCCGAAAGCATGGCCCTCATCCGCCAGGGCCTCACCGCCCTGCGCGACGCGGGCATGGGCATGGAGGTCTCCTCCGCCGGGCTGCGCAAAGCCTGCCGCGAAATCTACCCCGCCCCGCCCATCATGGCCGCCGCGGCCGAGTTGGGCTGCCGCATCAGCTTCGCTTCCGACGCCCACGGCCCCGACGACGTGGGCTACGGCTTCGCCCGCCTGGCCTCCTACGCCAAGGCCTTCGGCTTCACCAGCCACGCCGTCTTCGACCACGGCCACTGCAGCATGTGGGAGTTTTAA
- a CDS encoding glycosyltransferase family 2 protein codes for MKSTISVVAPAYCEGACLHEFVADLATVLDRLQAETRLGYEIILVDDGSTDDTWAAMRRLTEQYPRLRCLRLSRNFGKDAALSAGLAAARGDAVVTMDSDMQHPASLIPEMAALWLSGAADVVDVRKQERQAESVFNRFCALAFYRLFQMLTSYDLKGSGDFKLLDRKVVDAWNNLGERKAFYRGLTSWMGFRHKEIFFTPRARNNGSSKWSLARKTTLAVDSVTSFSGKPLLLIGCITLLFYALSLVVGCEALWSYVTGEAQSGFTTVILLILFTGSAILTGLCILSAYIHHAFVELKGRPRFLLAETAQSDAADF; via the coding sequence ATGAAATCCACCATCTCCGTCGTTGCGCCGGCCTACTGCGAAGGCGCGTGCCTGCACGAATTTGTGGCCGACCTTGCGACCGTGCTTGACCGGCTGCAGGCGGAAACCCGCCTCGGCTACGAAATCATTCTGGTTGACGACGGCTCCACGGACGACACCTGGGCCGCCATGCGTCGCCTTACGGAGCAATACCCGCGCCTGCGCTGCCTGCGGCTGAGCCGCAATTTCGGCAAGGACGCCGCCCTTTCCGCCGGGCTTGCGGCCGCGCGCGGCGACGCCGTCGTCACCATGGACAGTGACATGCAGCACCCGGCCTCGCTTATCCCGGAGATGGCGGCGCTGTGGCTCTCCGGCGCGGCGGATGTGGTGGACGTCCGCAAGCAGGAGCGACAGGCGGAATCTGTTTTTAACAGGTTCTGCGCGCTGGCCTTTTACCGCCTCTTTCAGATGCTGACCTCCTACGATCTCAAAGGCTCCGGGGACTTCAAGCTCCTTGACCGCAAAGTGGTGGATGCCTGGAACAACCTGGGCGAACGCAAGGCCTTTTACCGCGGCCTGACCTCATGGATGGGCTTTCGGCACAAAGAGATCTTTTTTACGCCCCGCGCCCGCAACAACGGCAGCAGCAAATGGAGCCTAGCCCGCAAAACCACGCTGGCCGTGGATTCCGTGACCTCTTTCAGCGGCAAGCCCTTGCTGCTCATCGGCTGCATCACCCTGCTTTTTTACGCCCTCTCCCTTGTGGTGGGCTGCGAAGCCCTGTGGAGCTACGTCACGGGCGAGGCGCAGTCCGGCTTTACCACGGTCATTCTGCTGATCCTGTTTACCGGCAGCGCCATCCTCACCGGCCTTTGCATCCTCTCGGCCTACATCCACCACGCCTTCGTCGAGCTGAAAGGCAGGCCGCGCTTTCTGCTGGCGGAAACCGCCCAGAGCGACGCCGCGGATTTCTGA
- the gltA gene encoding NADPH-dependent glutamate synthase, giving the protein METSKPKKTVAPRTPMPCQPAAVRRGNFEEVALGYTREMALQEAARCLQCKKPLCVTGCPVEVPIRDFIHQVAQNNMDAAYRIIKSTNSLPAVCGRVCPQEHQCEGKCVLKAKGQPVAIGRLERFVADTYIATTACEQVTGTNACSLPLDGKKVACIGSGPSSLTCAGVCAAAGIRVDVFEALHEPGGVLIYGIPAFRLPKSVVATEIDGLRQSGVEFHLNSVGGRTVDVADLRKEYDAVFIGVGAGLPTFLGVPGENLVGVFSANEYLTRVNLGRAYDFPKQDTPAFPGKNVTVFGAGNVAMDAARTALRMGAESVHIVYRRTRAEMPARLEEVEHAEEEGVQFAMLSAPLRFNGNAELHLTSVTLQKMELGEPDASGRRRPVPIAGSEYDMPTDLAIVALGTRSNPILLDATPDLVKTQRGYIQVHEETGETSIPNVFAGGDIVTGAATVILAMGAGRRAGQEIVRRLRG; this is encoded by the coding sequence ATGGAAACTAGCAAACCCAAAAAGACCGTGGCCCCCAGGACGCCCATGCCCTGTCAGCCCGCCGCCGTGCGACGCGGCAATTTTGAGGAAGTGGCCCTGGGCTACACCAGGGAAATGGCCCTGCAGGAGGCCGCGCGCTGCCTGCAGTGCAAAAAACCCCTCTGCGTCACCGGCTGCCCGGTGGAAGTGCCCATCCGCGACTTCATCCACCAGGTGGCCCAGAACAACATGGACGCCGCCTACCGCATCATCAAAAGCACCAACAGCCTCCCTGCGGTCTGCGGCCGGGTCTGCCCGCAGGAGCACCAGTGCGAAGGCAAGTGCGTGCTCAAGGCCAAGGGCCAGCCCGTGGCCATCGGTCGGCTGGAGCGCTTTGTGGCCGATACCTACATCGCCACCACCGCCTGCGAGCAGGTAACCGGCACCAATGCCTGCTCCCTGCCCCTGGACGGCAAAAAGGTGGCCTGCATCGGTTCCGGCCCCTCCTCCCTGACCTGTGCGGGCGTCTGCGCCGCCGCGGGCATCCGGGTGGACGTGTTTGAAGCCCTGCACGAGCCCGGCGGCGTGCTCATCTACGGCATCCCCGCCTTCCGCCTGCCCAAGAGCGTTGTAGCCACGGAGATTGACGGCCTGCGCCAGTCCGGCGTGGAGTTCCACCTCAACAGCGTGGGCGGCCGCACCGTGGATGTGGCGGATCTGCGCAAGGAATACGACGCCGTGTTCATCGGCGTGGGCGCGGGCCTGCCCACCTTTCTGGGCGTGCCCGGTGAAAATCTGGTGGGCGTGTTCTCGGCCAACGAATACCTTACCCGCGTGAACCTGGGCCGGGCCTACGACTTCCCCAAGCAGGACACCCCGGCCTTCCCCGGCAAAAACGTCACCGTATTCGGCGCGGGCAACGTGGCCATGGATGCGGCCCGCACAGCCCTGCGCATGGGCGCGGAAAGCGTGCACATTGTCTACCGCCGCACCAGGGCCGAAATGCCCGCCCGCCTGGAAGAAGTGGAACACGCCGAAGAAGAAGGCGTGCAGTTTGCCATGCTCTCCGCGCCCCTGCGCTTCAACGGCAACGCGGAGCTGCACCTGACTTCCGTTACCCTGCAGAAGATGGAGCTGGGCGAACCCGACGCCTCGGGCCGTCGCCGCCCCGTGCCCATCGCCGGCTCGGAATACGACATGCCCACGGACCTGGCCATTGTGGCCCTGGGCACCCGCTCCAACCCCATCCTCCTGGACGCCACCCCCGACCTGGTCAAAACCCAGCGCGGCTACATCCAGGTTCATGAGGAAACGGGCGAGACTTCCATTCCCAACGTCTTCGCCGGCGGCGACATCGTCACCGGCGCGGCCACCGTCATCCTGGCCATGGGCGCTGGCCGCCGCGCAGGGCAGGAGATTGTCCGCCGCCTGCGGGGCTGA